A single Paenibacillus antri DNA region contains:
- a CDS encoding IS3 family transposase, translated as YNTGRYQWSLKKMTPNEYRSHLLAA; from the coding sequence TACAATACGGGGCGCTACCAATGGTCATTAAAAAAGATGACCCCCAATGAATACAGGAGTCATCTTTTGGCGGCTTAG